In a single window of the Debaryomyces hansenii CBS767 chromosome A complete sequence genome:
- a CDS encoding DEHA2A06908p (similar to uniprot|P32479 Saccharomyces cerevisiae YBL008W HIR1 Non-essential transcriptional corepressor involved in the cell cycle-regulated transcription of histone H2A H2B H3 and H4 genes): MHILKLPWFGHKAENKQIECYSVSINSDGSRLASGGLDGNVKIWDTKSILHFKNYEAEPATLNNKNGINLDTLNSDIIRRPLCSMSRHNGVVTSVKFSPDGRFLASGSDDKIVLIWEKDEEQANRPKQFGEAEADLEHWTVRKRLVAHDNDIQDICWSPDGSLLVTVGLDRSIIIWNGLTFERIKRYDIHQSMVKGIVFDPANKFFATASDDRSVRIFRYYRKLSESSINNYEFQMEHIVIDPFKKSPLTSYFRRMSWSPDGQHIAVPNATNGPVTSVAIINRTNWGTDISLIGHEAPCEVCCFSPRLFEYDDSNDSQKNKNGMGNFTTILATAGQDQNLVVWTTRQSKPLVVAHDIVSGSITDMCWAPDGQTLYFSCLDGSITCVSFEDNELGKVVSENMNDLQLHRYGADRESATFPESVEQLLLEEKSEVTEHKENKKLAITKPPTTILKSRPEEVRPKEVSPKINNLTPKQVNKLTQSITITKNGKKRVAPLLVSSSSKISVPVLGTSGKVTKKFQIGSKLSQTSYFLPRLGVSTSVQGLKSKNLVHEFNQTNEANNDDQDNDNEDMGIDSAKVNDNPKDALNQSVSDATLRRQRNKIKRAILETRYPSCFQLISTLPDNLFNNQAILNSKVNQILNNNFNSKRENNNEIISGSSIDAIDEDLIFSVIVTGIQSIEDRSSIIINDAYDANTSITSIVEVRNGPSWKVNEDDITDFEYGDRIDFQDPTRVIVSNDQNHTKRSYTVFFPYKVQHVLPIIKNRILTFYVLASFNGTIQIISAKSGKYVTASMEVGNNVILLKQEGDYLMCVTNQGLIFVWKLPNLPVERFLTGVVRGISLAPILNNMVEVPSIEKKNLNKRHANIPQLMMPNVRKLDVDTRNGSPLAILEDNNEVYKFSLDLMVWIKVVDPWYFLALTDSPVDSFKTGNCIDSLLHKSYKSFEEDVKRSKIGLYIYNNSEETNELQKVMEARFKQSIELAGQIA; this comes from the exons ATGCATATCCTTAAACTACCCTGGTTCGGACATAAGG CTGAGaataaacaaattgaatgttACTCAGTGAGTATAAACTCAGATGGATCGAGATTAGCATCAGGAGGATTAGATGGAAACGTGAAAATATGGGATActaaatcaattcttcattttaAAAACTATGAAGCTGAACCTGCGACGttgaataataagaatGGTATAAATCTTGACACATTAAATTCAGATATAATACGAAGACCATTATGTTCAATGAGTCGACATAACGGGGTCGTTACAAGTGTCAAATTTTCGCCTGATGGCAGGTTCTTAGCTTCGGGATCAGATGATAAGATTGTATTAATTTGGGAGAAGGATGAAGAACAAGCAAATCGTCCAAAACAATTTGGTGAAGCAGAAGCCGACTTGGAACATTGGACTGTCAGAAAGAGATTAGTCGCCcatgataatgatattcaaGATATATGTTGGTCTCCTGATGGATCCTTATTGGTTACAGTAGGTTTAGATCGACTGATCATAATCTGGAATGGTCTAACATTCGAAAGAATCAAGAGGTACGATATTCATCAATCGATGGTCAAGGGTATAGTGTTCGACCCGGCAAACAAATTTTTTGCTACTGCATCAGATGATAGATCAGTTAGAATATTCAGATACTATAGGAAGTTGAGCGAACTGTCgattaataattatgaatTCCAAATGGAGCACATTGTTATCGATCCTTTCAAGAAATCACCCTTAACTTCATATTTCCGGAGAATGTCATGGTCCCCAGATGGTCAGCACATTGCTGTGCCGAATGCGACTAATGGTCCTGTAACATCGGTTGCCATAATCAATAGGACTAATTGGGGCACAgatatttcattgataGGGCACGAGGCACCCTGTGAAGTGTGTTGTTTTTCGCCTAGgttatttgaatatgatgacAGCAACGATTCACAGAAAAATAAGAATGGAATGGGAAACTTTACAACTATATTGGCAACTGCTGGACAAGACCAAAATCTTGTAGTTTGGACTACGAGACAAAGTAAACCATTGGTAGTGGCTCATGATATAGTTTCGGGGTCTATTACAGATATGTGTTGGGCTCCAGATGGTCAAACGTTATATTTCAGTTGTTTGGATGGATCAATTACCTGTGTTTCGTTCGAGGATAATGAATTGGGAAAAGTTGTTAGTGAAAATATGAACGATTTACAATTACATAGGTACGGTGCTGACAGAGAGTCTGCTACATTCCCTGAGAGCGTTGAACAATTACTTTTGGAAGAAAAATCTGAAGTTACCGAGCATAAggaaaataagaaattagCTATTACAAAACCTCCGACAACCATTTTGAAGTCACGACCAGAAGAAGTGAGGCCCAAAGAAGTGAGCccaaaaattaataatttgactCCAAAGCAAGTGAACAAATTGACTCAGAgtataacaataacaaAAAATGGGAAAAAAAGAGTAGCCCCATTATTAGTATCTTCGTCGTCCAAAATTTCTGTTCCAGTATTAGGCACGAGTGGAAAGGTAACCAAGAAATTCCAAATCGGATCGAAATTATCTCAAACATCGTATTTCCTACCCAGATTAGGGGTTCTGACATCGGTGCAAGGATTAAAACTGAAGAATTTAGTCCACGAATTTAATCAAACTAATGAAGCCAATAATGACGAtcaagataatgataatgaagatatgGGTATTGATTCAGCGAAAGTCAATGATAATCCTAAAGACGCTTTGAACCAAAGTGTGTCAGATGCTACTTTGAGGAGACAgagaaataaaataaaacgTGCAATACTAGAAACAAGATATCCAAGTTGTTTCCaattaatttcaactttACCAgacaatttatttaataatcaaGCGATATTGAACAGTAAAGTAAaccaaatattgaacaataatttcaacAGTAAGAGAGAGAATAATAACGAAATTATAAGTGGTAGCTCAATAGATGCAATTGATGAGGATTTAATATTCTCTGTTATTGTCACCGGAATTCAATCAATCGAAGATCGTAGTAGCATAATTATTAACGATGCATATGATGCAAATACTTCGATCACATCCATTGTTGAGGTTCGTAACGGACCATCTTGGAAAGTGAATGAAGATGACATTACAGACTTCGAATATGGCGATAGAATAGACTTTCAAGATCCAACAAGGGTAATTGTTTCTAATGATCAGAATCATACAAAGAGAAGCTATACAGTATTCTTCCCATATAAGGTACAGCATGTACTACCTATAATCAAGAATAGAATACTCACTTTTTACGTATTGGCTTCATTCAACGGGacaatacaaataattctggCTAAGTCTGGAAAGTATGTTACTGCTAGTATGGAAGTAGGAAATAATGtcatattattaaagcAAGAGGGCGATTATCTCATGTGTGTCACGAATCAAGGTTTAATCTTTGTTTGGAAATTGCCGAATTTGCCTGTAGAGAGGTTTCTTACAGGTGTGGTTAGAGGGATATCGTTGGCACccattttaaataatatggTAGAGGTTCCAAGCATtgagaagaaaaatttaaacaaACGACATGCAAATATACCCCAATTGATGATGCCTAATGTCAGAAAGCTTGACGTTGATACTCGAAACGGGTCCCCATTGGCTATATTAGAAGACAACAACgaagtatataaattctcGTTAGACCTAATGGTTTGGATAAAAGTAGTGGATCCGTGGTATTTCCTTGCACTAACCGATTCACCGGTCGACTCTTTTAAAACAGGAAACTGCATTGATTCATTGTTGCATAAAAGTTACAAGTCTTTCGAGGAAGACGTCAAAAGATCCAAGATCGGattatatatctataataattCAGAAGAAACTAATGAGCTACAGAAAGTTATGGAGGCAAGATTCAAGCAAAGCATAGAACTTGCGGGTCAAATAGcataa
- a CDS encoding DEHA2A06930p (weakly similar to uniprot|P53192 Saccharomyces cerevisiae YGL020C MDM39 Protein involved in determination of mitochondrial structure), which translates to MFDISSSNLLISVLVVLFAKQLINAVGKATLENIGWSAYCKVAPKLGDSKFIALDQKNVELAKVSKERKSISAQDQYARWTKLNRQFDKLTGEINKLKEETSASRSYISKYIGYMILVTTTLPIWFFRVWFRKAVLFYFPTGVLPHYLEWFLALPFITTGGVGLTIWMSAVNNVVSSVIFLVKFPFEKEVPFPSKEVGNEKTSINKEEVSGTPAAN; encoded by the coding sequence ATGTTTGATATAAGTTCTTCTAATTTGTTAATTAGCGTATTGGTAGTTCTTTTCGCCAAACAATTGATCAACGCAGTTGGTAAAGCTACGTTGGAGAATATAGGATGGTCAGCATACTGTAAGGTTGCACCAAAGTTAGGAGACTCCAAGTTCATTGCGTTAGACCAGAAGAATGTTGAGTTAGCGAAGGTATCCAAGGAGAGGAAGTCAATAAGTGCCCAGGATCAATATGCCAGATGGACCAAATTGAATCGTCAGTTTGACAAGCTTACAGGGGAGATCAATAagttgaaagaagaaacgTCTGCATCCAGAAGCTACATTAGCAAGTATATTGGATATATGATACTTGTCACCACGACATTGCCTATCTGGTTTTTTAGAGTGTGGTTCAGAAAGGCCGTTTTGTTTTACTTTCCTACCGGAGTGTTACCACACTACCTTGAATGGTTTTTGGCCTTGCCATTTATTACCACTGGTGGTGTGGGCTTAACTATATGGATGAGTGCTGTCAACAACGTCGTTTCTTCTGTTATTTTTTTGGTTAAATTCCCCTTTGAGAAGGAGGTCCCATTTCCATCGAAAGAAGTCGGCAACGAGAAAAcgtcaataaataaagaagagGTATCGGGAACGCCAGCTGCAAATTAG
- a CDS encoding DEHA2A06952p (similar to uniprot|P43639 Saccharomyces cerevisiae YGL019W CKB1 beta (38kDa) subunit of protein kinase CK2): MSSDPEEDYIPWIQQFCELFGHDYFVPVSQDFIEDDFNLTGLSSQVPYYREALYTILDYQVETADDNGSNGTSNNKGSKTELPNKALLAHSAELLYGLIHARYIISKPGLTAMASKFERNEFGSCPRYYCDGMHLIPVGSTDIPGQETVRLYCPCCNDIYLPSSSRYLNIDGAFFGTTFPGLLVKMFPEIENQCRNRVYKVNQNDFGLRLFGFQISELSASGPRMKWLRLHPRTSQEKEEFNNCELSVPSEFDESDVPFNSDSEMGDPEDNDDDDKTMASEGN, encoded by the coding sequence ATGTCTAGCGatccagaagaagattataTTCCATggattcaacaattttgtGAATTGTTTGGACATGATTACTTTGTGCCAGTATCCCAAGactttattgaagatgattttaatttaacAGGATTATCCCTGCAAGTCCCATATTATAGAGAAGCATTATACACAATATTAGACTACCAGGTTGAGACTGCTGACGATAATGGGAGTAATGGAACGTCTAATAACAAAGGCTCGAAAACAGAGTTACCCAACAAGGCATTACTAGCACATTCAGCAGAATTATTATACGGATTAATTCATGCCCGCTATATAATCTCTAAGCCGGGATTGACAGCAATGGCTAGCAAATTTGAACGTAACGAGTTTGGCTCGTGCCCTAGATACTACTGTGATGGAATGCATTTGATACCGGTGGGATCTACAGACATACCGGGACAAGAAACCGTGAGATTGTATTGTCCATGCTGCAATGATATTTATCTTCCCCTGAGTTCAAGATACCTCAATATTGATGGGGCGTTCTTTGGGACTACATTTCCGGGGTTGTTGGTCAAGATGTTTCCTGAGATTGAAAACCAATGTAGAAATAGAGTGTACAAAGTTAACCAGAATGATTTTGGGCTTCGTTTATTTGGATTCCAAATTAGCGAGCTAAGCGCCAGTGGACCAAGAATGAAATGGCTCAGATTGCATCCCCGTACGTCTCAGGAGAAAGAGGAATTCAACAACTGTGAATTAAGCGTACCAAGCGAATTCGATGAGTCAGATGTCCCTTTCAACTCTGACAGTGAAATGGGCGACCCAGAAGAtaacgatgatgatgacaaAACTATGGCTAGTGAAGGGAATTAA
- a CDS encoding DEHA2A06974p (similar to uniprot|P53193 Saccharomyces cerevisiae YGL018C JAC1 Molecular chaperone) encodes MLRKACTYVPRVGTGLVNSRFYSNATTIKSYFDLFPQTFPDHGPPNESFMINPRRLRREYRTLQSEHHPDIVIGSAALSKSGDNGVDDKFSSLLNKAYSTISNPYSRIAHLIEVNHPDHLDITQDDISKRLISDFQSSSDERSMEYKNMLMMVLEAHESLELATQDQDLEALSEENDERIVESEEAIGKLLETKPLNWNGIMMEAVRLKYWINIQKGIKDWEPGKPVNITH; translated from the coding sequence ATGTTACGGAAAGCATGTACATATGTTCCTAGAGTGGGAACAGGACTAGTGAATTCACGGTTTTATTCGAATGCTACGACAATTAAGTCATATTTTGACTTATTTCCGCAGACGTTCCCAGATCATGGGCCCCCAAACGAATCGTTTATGATCAATCCAAGACGACTCCGTCGGGAATATAGAACATTACAGAGTGAACATCATCCAGATATAGTCATTGGGTCTGCAGCATTATCGAAACTGGGTGATAATGGAGTGGACGATAAATTTTCGTCGTTATTGAACAAGGCCTATTCGACCATCAGCAATCCATACTCGAGAATAGCCCATTTGATAGAGGTAAACCACCCGGATCACTTAGATATCACACAGGATGATATATCGAAGAGATTGATTTCAGATTTTCAATCTTCATCCGACGAGAGGTCCATGGAGTATAAGAATATGCTCATGATGGTTTTAGAAGCGCACGAGTCGTTGGAGTTAGCGACCCAAGATCAGGACTTGGAAGCGTTGAGTGAAGAGAATGACGAAAGAATAGTTGAGAGTGAAGAGGCAATCGGAAAGTTGTTAGAGACAAAACCACTTAATTGGAATGGCATTATGATGGAAGCAGTCAGATTGAAGTACTGGATTAACATCCAGAAAGGTATTAAGGATTGGGAGCCAGGTAAGCCAGTCAACATTACTCATTAA
- a CDS encoding DEHA2A06996p (similar to uniprot|P53769 Saccharomyces cerevisiae YLR323C CWC24 Essential protein component of a complex containing Cef1p): protein MAMFKKRFIKKSEDGKVAKPKRKLDVDGFESDSDDVLEKETKSSSQGIKKHKPINGTKKPTRDVEHGQNSSTGNALSNPSLDQATTDKSAGEKSVGPIKPPPISIKTTTITDFQPDVCKDFLQTGYCGYGDTCKFLHIRDESKQRKPIEKEWETVTEQQKPDKSKEQVPYRCVLCSKDYTSPVKTECNHLFCQKCFMNRYRNLKKPNCFICGKDTGGVCSPVSKKELEKLIS from the coding sequence ATGGCCATGTTCAAGAaaagatttatcaaaaagaGTGAAGATGGGAAAGTGGCCAAGCCAAAGCGAAAATTGGATGTTGACGGTTTCGAATCAGATTCCGATGACGTCCTAGAGAAGGAAACCAAGAGCTCATCTCAAGGTATCAAGAAACATAAGCCAATAAATGGCACCAAAAAGCCCACACGAGATGTGGAACACGGCCAGAACTCAAGCACAGGAAATGCTTTATCAAACCCATCTTTGGATCAGGCCACCACCGACAAATCTGCTGGCGAAAAATCTGTGGGACCAATAAAACCACCTCCTATCAGCATTAAGACCACCACTATTACAGATTTTCAGCCAGATGTATGCAAGGATTTTCTACAGACAGGGTACTGTGGGTATGGAGATACATGTAAGTTCTTACACATAAGAGACGAACTGAAGCAGCGCAAGCCCATCGAAAAAGAGTGGGAAACAGTCACTGAGCAACAGAAACCCGATAAATCCAAAGAACAAGTACCGTATCGATGTGTACTCTGTTCAAAGGACTATACTCTGCCTGTTAAGACAGAATGCAACCATTTATTCTGCCAAAAGTGTTTCATGAATAGATAcagaaatttgaaaaagcCCAATTGCTTCATATGTGGAAAAGACACCGGAGGAGTATGTTCGCCAGTCCTGAAGAAAGAGTTGGAGAAGCTTATTTCATAA
- a CDS encoding DEHA2A07018p (similar to uniprot|Q06170 Saccharomyces cerevisiae YLR326w) — protein MSNVQDQLEGLPGYDIVMDYWNDYAEEHIKVGKNPYEDENGNKLRLPKNTTKEEQKIWKRVQSTAWVHDKCFLGSCGVGMDCGLGSVPLVVALFPVLGPLVMYGLHARLIHIVTNEYKLPNKLVLQMESQIAFDLLISLPPILGGFLAWLNGCSTRNAGMIYNYFAYVSSEREKNKQPTYVGTGDISEYLRSPEPAYTNTARQNNYQSSNNGGKSISAFKKKPPANNTNTIKVGNQQQSGFV, from the coding sequence ATGTCTAACGTTCAAGATCAGCTAGAGGGATTGCCCGGATATGATATTGTCATGGATTATTGGAACGATTATGCGGAAGAACATATAAAAGTAGGCAAAAATCCATACGAGGACGAGAACGGAAATAAGCTTAGATTACCCAAAAACACCACTAAAGAAGAACAGAAGATCTGGAAAAGGGTGCAAAGTACGGCATGGGTACACGATAAGTGTTTCCTTGGATCTTGTGGGGTTGGTATGGATTGTGGTTTGGGTTCCGTTCCATTGGTGGTTGCCTTATTTCCAGTGCTAGGACCACTTGTGATGTATGGATTGCATGCCAGGCTTATTCACATTGTCACCAATGAATACAAGCTCCCTAATAAGCTAGTACTACAAATGGAGTCCCAAATTGCATTCGATCTACTTATAAGTCTACCACCAATATTAGGTGGTTTTTTGGCTTGGCTAAATGGGTGTCTGACTAGAAATGCTGGCATGATATACAATTACTTCGCCTACGTATCCCTGGAAAGGGAAAAGAATAAGCAGCCTACCTACGTTGGAACTGGAGACATTAGTGAATACTTACGATCGCCAGAACCGGCGTATACCAACACTGCCAGACAGAATAATTATCAATCGTCAAACAACGGTGGTAAGAGCATATCTGCATTTAAAAAGAAGCCACCTGCcaataatactaatacaATAAAGGTTGGAAATCAACAGCAATCTGGATTTGTATAG
- a CDS encoding DEHA2A07040p (similar to uniprot|P33412 Saccharomyces cerevisiae YGR007W MUQ1 Choline phosphate cytidylyltransferase hypothetical startno similarity) encodes MFERPEGIENCRIWMDGCFDFVHHGHAGAMLQARQLGKELYVGIHSDEDILKNKGPVVMTLKERVKAVEACKWSTQPVPDAPYVTDPKVMDGYGCKYVVHGDDITTDANGEDCYQEVKDLGKFVVVKRTPNISTTDLVGRMLLMSKDHHFQPIRDIDNHSLLDKKDNLDKFAKYATDETGLKPGSGVYLNIDTDKELHTLVEPSKEILNKYKSIAYVDGGFDLFHPGHIEALRLVKQNALKDGCAIIVGVHDDHTINNVKGLNYPIMNIFERALCILQCAYVDGIVLGAPFSPTSQFLSKLPGTVAAVYHGPTQVEEEPYAEAKQNGLFKEIGPHEFANINTEFIVHRVLNNKEAYEARQKAKGWKADHEAQLRVQEQSRHKSS; translated from the exons ATGTTCGAAAGGCCAGaaggaattgaaaactGTAGAATATGGATGGATGGGTGTTTTGACTTTGTTCATCACG GCCACGCTGGTGCCATGCTACAAGCACGTCAGTTGGGTAAGGAACTTTACGTGGGAATCCATTCAGACGAAGatatcttgaagaataagGGTCCTGTTGTTATGACATTAAAAGAGAGAGTAAAGGCCGTAGAAGCATGTAAATGGTCTACCCAGCCAGTTCCTGATGCTCCATATGTCACTGACCCCAAAGTGATGGATGGATATGGATGCAAGTATGTCGTACATGGAGATGATATTACAACTGATGCCAATGGCGAGGATTGTTATCAAGAAGTTAAAGATTTGGGTaaatttgttgttgttaaGAGAACACCTAACATTCTGACCACAGACTTAGTGGGACGAATGTTATTGATGAGCAAGGACCATCATTTCCAACCAATTCGCGATATAGACAACCATTCCTTACTTGATAAAAAGGACAACTTGGACAAGTTTGCCAAATATGCTACGGACGAAACAGGCTTAAAGCCAGGATCAGGAGTTTATCTTAATATAGACACCGATAAAGAATTGCATACGTTGGTTGAGCCATCgaaagaaattttaaataagtaCAAGTCAATTGCCTACGTTGATGGAGGGTTCGACTTGTTCCACCCCGGACATATCGAAGCTTTGAGGCTTGTTAAGCAAAATGCGCTCAAGGATGGTTGTGCCATCATTGTTGGCGTACATGATGATCATACTATCAACAATGTCAAGGGACTTAACTACCCAATTATGAACATATTTGAGAGGGCTTTGTGTATATTACAATGTGCTTATGTCGACGGGATTGTATTGGGAGCTCCTTTTTCGCCAACGTCCCAATTCTTGTCCAAGTTGCCTGGAACCGTAGCGGCGGTGTACCACGGTCCAACTCAAGTAGAAGAAGAGCCATATGCAGAAGCTAAACAAAATGGGCTCTTCAAGGAAATTGGACCCCACGAATTCGCCAATATCAATACCGAATTCATTGTCCACAGAGTTTTGAACAACAAGGAGGCATACGAAGCCAGACAAAAGGCAAAGGGATGGAAGGCCGATCATGAAGCTCAACTCAGAGTACAAGAGCAATCGCGTCATAAATCGTCgtaa
- a CDS encoding DEHA2A07062p (similar to uniprot|Q06177 Saccharomyces cerevisiae YLR327c RBF9 or uniprot|P16965 Saccharomyces cerevisiae YGR008c STF2 ATPase stabilizing factor): MDISHPTLFSLGHKSRLKYKIIPSINRGSNKHSFEVLEAKQIKIAQLYIIYIFNKYKMTRTNKWTVHEAKSNSKWFTHHGPINCDPTKVKKSGAGKGNWGKPGDEMKDDTDMDMVTMFGQSQRRNSNHSQNEQDMKMLNEQLDHSMFAM; the protein is encoded by the coding sequence ATGGACATAAGTCACCCCACACTTTTTTCATTAGGTCATAAATCAAGGCTCAAGTATAAAATAATACCAAGTATAAATAGGGGGAGTAATAAACACAGTTTTGAAGTATTAGAAGCGaaacaaatcaaaattgcacaattatatataatatatattttcaataaatacaaaatgaCAAGAACTAACAAATGGACAGTTCATGAAGCGAAGTCGAACTCTAAGTGGTTCACTCATCATGGCCCAATTAACTGCGACCCAACCAAAGTTAAGAAACTGGGAGCAGGAAAGGGTAATTGGGGCAAGCCAGGAGACGAGATGAAAGACGATACAGATATGGATATGGTGACTATGTTCGGACAGTCGCAAAGAAGGAATTCGAATCATAGCCAGAATGAGCAAGATATGAAAATGCTCAACGAACAATTAGACCATTCTATGTTTGCCATGTAG